The following DNA comes from Spirulina major PCC 6313.
GGCGTAGTCGTCCATCAGTTCGAGGAGGGCATCGCTGGCGGTTTTGCGCCCACATCCGGCATAGTCTGCGATCGCCCCTAGGGTCATCGGTTGTCCTTTAAGGTAGAGAATCGCTTCGATACAGGTGGCGAGACGGGGGGCGGAATCGGTCATAGACAACTTAAACACACAGAATTGATCAACACATCAATCTAACTGATGGCCGGTGAGTTTGACAAAGATATCTTCAAGGTTGGAGGCGCGGCACATCATCCCGGTTTTGTCGGGGATGGTGTCGAGGTGGTCGCTGGCGGCTTGGAGGGTGGGGAAAAATTCCGATTCGAGGCGATCGCCCACCTGCCGCACAATTAACCCAGAGCCGTGCTTCGCCTTAAATTCCTCCAACGTTCCCAACTCAATCAACCGCCCTCCGTCCATAATGCCGATGCGATCGCACAAAAATTCCACCTCATCCATGTAGTGGGTGGTGAGCAACATCGTCATCCCTTGGCGGTTGAGGTCGCGGATAATTTCCCACAACCGGCGGCGATTTTGGGGGTCGAGGCCCACCGTGGGTTCATCCAAAAAGAGAATATCCGGTTCATGCATCAGGGCGCGGGCAATTTGGAGGCGGCGTTTCATCCCCCCGGAGAGGGTTTTAACGCGGTCATCTTTGCGATCGCTCAACTCCACATACCCCAACCACTGCTCAATCCGGCGCTGTCGTTCCCCCTTCGGAATATGATGCAACCGCCCATGAAACTCCAAATTTTCCCACACCGATAAATCAATATCAACACTCATCTGCTGCAACACCACCCCAATCGACCGCTTCACCAGCGCCGGATTATGGGTCACATCATGGCCCGCCACTTCAATCCGGCCGCTACTGGGTTCCGTCAAGGTAATCAACATCCGAATCGTGGTAGATTTCCCCGCCCCATTGGGCCCCAACAGCCCGAACATCTCCCCCGGCGAAATTTCAAACGAGAGATCCTGCACCACAGGAACGTTGTTGTAGAGTTTGCAGACGCGATCGAGAGTAACAGCAGACACGATAATTCAACCAGTAAAGGAGTGAGCAAACGTCCCGACAGCGCAGGACATTTCGTAGGGTAGCACCATTGCGAGACCAAGGGAGAAGAGTAACTTCATTGTGGCGATCGCAACCCGGTTTTTGTAGGGTGCGTTAGTAGGCGAGAAATTGGGTTGAAAATAGATTAACCTTACTTCCTGCGTAACGCACCAATCTTCAAAATCCTAAGTTTACTTGCACCTTTTGTACAAGTAGGATAGGATTGGCATGAAATTTATCCAATTCCAACAAGAAAGTTCAAAATGAGTTTGTTTGATAAATTAAGTGCTTTGGTAAGCGATGATAGTGCAGATGCAGGTGCTATAGATATTATTGCGCCACTTTCTGGTGAGATTGTAAACATTGAAGATGTCCCTGATGTTGTTTTTGCTGAGAAAATTATTGGTGATGGAATAGCTATCAAACCAGTAGGAAACAAAATGGTTGCACCTATAGATGGGACAATTAGAAAGATATTTCCGAGTAATGAGGCTTTTTCGATTGAATCAGACAATGGTGTTGAACTGCTTGTTCAGTTTGGTATAGACACAGTGAAGCTGAGAGGAGAAGGTTTTAAACGTATTGCGAAAGAAGGACAGGCGGTTAAAGTTGGTGATACTATCATAGAATTAGATTTAGATCTTTTGAAAATGAAGGCAAGATCAACATTAACTCCAGTTGTTATTTCCAATATGAATGAAATCAAAGATCTGAACAAACGTTCTGGTAGTGTTGTTGCGGGTGAAACTCCAATTTTGCGCGTAATAAAATAGTAGAGGTAAGGTGCGTTATCAAGCAAAAAAGCCGATTAAAAGAGTTAAATCCGACTTTCTGCGTAACGCACTAATCCCCAAAATCTAGTTTTTGTAGGGTGCGTTAGCAGGCGAGAAATTGGGTTGAAAATAGATTAACCTTACTTCCTGCGTAACGCACCAATCCCCAAAATTCAGCCATTGATGTGGTGCGTTACGGCGGATTTTAGATTATTTTCTTTGATGTAAATTTTAGCCGCCTAACACACCTTACAGGATTCACTAATTCGATCGCTTTACCCATTGCGGCGTTGATCTAAACTGTTGCCTAAGCCTTGGATGATGCCGCGTCCCACTAATCCCAGACCTTTCCCGATCACTTGGGTTAACAGATAGACCACCCCTTGGCCGAGCCAGGCGATGAGCGATCGCACCCTGGGCGCGATCGCATCTCGCGTTTCGAGGGCGATCGTCACCCACCAGCGGAGGCCTTGGAGTTGCTGGAGTTCCTCCTGTCGCGCTCCGTAGATGGATTGGTGGCGAATTGTGTTGCCGTCGAGATAGAAGAGGCGATAGCGACTTTCAAAAATGGCGCGGGGTTCGTGCCAATAGGCATCAAGACGGAACCGCCAGGATAATTCATTGCGGAAGCGGGTCAGGGCGCGGGTGGAAAAATAGCGGCGATCGTAGAGTTGATATTTCACCGCTTCCACGTCGGCATATTGATTGAGCACCAACTGGATCACGCCATTGGCTAACTGTAAGACGAGATGATCGAGCAGAATGGCCGATCGCGCTGCGGCTTCCGGTGATTCGCCGCGATAGTCGATCTGCTCGACGGGGATCGGGGTGTGATGGATCAGATGGGCGAGGAGGGCGGCGGCGTGGGGGCTTTGGGTGAGGGGGGCGGCGATGTTGGGAAATTCAGCCCAGACGAGATCGACGAGGGCAGTGTTTTGGCGTTGGCCGGGATAGTAGCGGCGCAACCATTCGAGGGTGATTTGTTGCCAGAGGTCGCGGAGAAGGTCGGGGGTTTGGCGGCGGATTGCGTCGGGGTCGAGTTGGAGGTGTTGGGCTTCGTCGCACCAGCGGGTCAGGGTTTGACTGATCAGATAGAGTAATTCTGAACAGCGATCGCGCCGCAAAATATCAATTTCCATCACCACGCCGCTTTTATTGACCAACCCCGCTCGGCTGGCACTGAGGAGGGGCGTAAACCGGGTTGCGATCGCGGTCAGTTCGGCAGC
Coding sequences within:
- a CDS encoding ABC transporter ATP-binding protein → MVSAVTLDRVCKLYNNVPVVQDLSFEISPGEMFGLLGPNGAGKSTTIRMLITLTEPSSGRIEVAGHDVTHNPALVKRSIGVVLQQMSVDIDLSVWENLEFHGRLHHIPKGERQRRIEQWLGYVELSDRKDDRVKTLSGGMKRRLQIARALMHEPDILFLDEPTVGLDPQNRRRLWEIIRDLNRQGMTMLLTTHYMDEVEFLCDRIGIMDGGRLIELGTLEEFKAKHGSGLIVRQVGDRLESEFFPTLQAASDHLDTIPDKTGMMCRASNLEDIFVKLTGHQLD
- the crr gene encoding PTS glucose transporter subunit IIA, whose protein sequence is MSLFDKLSALVSDDSADAGAIDIIAPLSGEIVNIEDVPDVVFAEKIIGDGIAIKPVGNKMVAPIDGTIRKIFPSNEAFSIESDNGVELLVQFGIDTVKLRGEGFKRIAKEGQAVKVGDTIIELDLDLLKMKARSTLTPVVISNMNEIKDLNKRSGSVVAGETPILRVIK
- a CDS encoding DUF3685 domain-containing protein codes for the protein MSNAKPTPNASPDDRTIALHIIDPDPVFCLGLVAVLSPLSWVYIVVAGGWDAEPEPEAIAALPAAATPVTLIDCGGDWGRLEQWQIHHPEQLLILLTPCSDPAQRQTLKNLGIEGYCPKGSSPAVIRSILEQVAAGEIVWPKDRPTRLIPSPHFPNRPPTWLYNLRRSGLSQINTALTLLSDRIDQAPLAPLDRLILQGQQRELRAARWCLHQLLPVEVILTPTDEVERVPAVAEPEHVAGELVEAAAELTAIATRFTPLLSASRAGLVNKSGVVMEIDILRRDRCSELLYLISQTLTRWCDEAQHLQLDPDAIRRQTPDLLRDLWQQITLEWLRRYYPGQRQNTALVDLVWAEFPNIAAPLTQSPHAAALLAHLIHHTPIPVEQIDYRGESPEAAARSAILLDHLVLQLANGVIQLVLNQYADVEAVKYQLYDRRYFSTRALTRFRNELSWRFRLDAYWHEPRAIFESRYRLFYLDGNTIRHQSIYGARQEELQQLQGLRWWVTIALETRDAIAPRVRSLIAWLGQGVVYLLTQVIGKGLGLVGRGIIQGLGNSLDQRRNG